GCAGATTATGGGGCATGGAAACAGACAGACCGATAAATGTGTGGTGTTGTATGTATTActggctttgtgtgtgtgtgtgcgtgtcgtGTTTTTGGGCGTGTATGCTTGGCATGTGTGAGCGTTTTGCGTGTGCCTTAAAGTGTATGTGTTCCGTGTCCTATCTGTACAGAACCTCCCTCCGCCCAGCAAAACATAGAGTATGAAAGCTTTAAGCTGATCTAAACCGCATATTACGGCTGTCGTTGGCACTCTCCGGCACCCGCACTCACCCGTATTAAAGTCCAGGCCCTGGGTATCGACCAGGAACTGCAGTATGTCGCCCTGCTCCTCGAGATTCTCCGTCTCGCGCAACATGGCAATCAACTCCTCCACCTCTGTGTCCGCAAAATTGGTTTCCGCCCGATGGCGTTGGATGAGAATTTTTGGCACCGTTACTATTATGCattatttacaatattttccaGAACAAAATCCCCAAAGAAATCATATTGCAACAACACAAATGAAAAGAGAACgaaaatatatcaaattaAGAGACTAAATTCGAGTTAAAAGAAACGAATGGTatgcaggggggagggggacgggCGGGAAACTAACTCTCGTGCTGGCGAACAAACTCGCTGCGTCTATCGATGGTCGTGCGGTTCGATCCGTGGGGATCCACGGGATAGATATTCTCGCGTATGACCAGCTCGTTGCCCAGATGGAGACTCGGGGTGCTGGGCCCCTCCTCGGGCGTGGTGGCGAACACTGAGACGTGGCTCTGCTTGTTGGGCTGGAGCCAGGGCGGCGGTACCACCGACGACAGCCGTCGTTCGGTGAGGGGTGCGGGTCCCTCCATTCCCAGGTTATCGgctgcaaaacaaaacaaaacaaaatatatagcCATGTATATATGTGGAAAAGAAAAGCCTTACAGTCCACATTTATGGAGCGTGTCTTCTTGATGGCTCCCTTGCAGGACATGCGACGGCGTAGAGTTCGTGGCCTTAGCTGTCCGCCGCGTAGGTTCATGGTACTGCGATTGCTGAAGGACCGCAGCAGGTGCTCGTCCAAATACGTCTGCACATCGGAATGCAGACGATCCGGATAACCGTCCTCGGTGCTGCCCAGAAAACTCAAGTCCGTGATGGCCGACGTGTTCAGAAAGTCCTTCAGGCTGCCCAACATCACGCGGGTGCCGTTGATGTAGCCAGACTTGAGTTTCCTCATCGTTTGGATCATGGCCAGCGGTATCTTGTCCTGGTCTGGATCGGTTATTGATACAAAATTTTAGCTAAACTTCTGCTTCAATGTTCTGTTTTCAAAATTTGCGATATGGATGCGGCTCATGTTTTCTTGATTGATTGAacggagtggaatggaatggtgtTTTGTGGTTGCTGTTCGTTATTAGGGCGATGTTTCTTATAGCTATGGTTTAGTCAcacaataaatacaacaataaCCGATATAGCATGGATCATATCCTTATCaaaaattccagcaccttcagGGGATTTCGGGGATTAGTCGAGTGCGCAAATCAAACcaagcgaaacgaaaatactAACTAGGAACATTAGGAACTAGGTACAAGTTTAGCCACAGCCATTGCCGCCACACCAAGGGAGTTACGGGAGGGAATTAGGGGTCTACTTTTGGCTAATAGATACACAGAATATATAGGATTTCGTGAGCATAGGTGGGTGGatgaagcaaacaaaaaatatacaacaaaaaaactacGAGACGCGTCACAAGCaaaaggggggggggcaaCAATTTCAAGATTCTTTTGGTGAAAAATTTGGATTGAAACCATATTTCAAAGGGAACAATTTTTCAAACATTTATGTCTTAAGATTACAGAAATTCCAATCtcaatttttaaacaaatggATAGAAGATAGTGCTTTTAGatctcaaaaatatatattatggtataaataccattataattttaaattttttttataccaGGGATCGTAGGGATTAAAATCATACAAtcaaaattaatacaaaaaaaacgagggggaacgttgtgagttgctgcggacaccgcaactctacggttatacccgatactaagtcagtatggctctcctccggcagacgccgctaatattaaacgacacgacaaagagtgcgtgcgagagagacagaaaatcagtctgagcgtgacgtaacgcgctgcgtagccactgcaaattgatttgtttcctttcgctataaaaatgatctgatctgatccagattcagcaatctgatagatatggtcgctatctatgattctgcgtttttagttttctcgaatctgcaatattgtggatgcaacagattttcgtcctttgtgggggcggaagggggtgtggcgaaattttgagataaaggttttatagtgagatctaacagaagtgcggataccaaatttggttactctagctttaatagtctctgagatttgtgaatatccccagatttgcatcctttgcgggggcggaagggggtgtggcgaaattttgaaacaaactcgtctcggtccgatatattaggagtgtggataccaaatttggttgctctagcttttatagtctctgagatctaggcgctaatgttttactctaagcaaagccgcctatgctacctgtgtgttagagagagacagggcgagaaaaaataaaattgttttcttgatgctggctataatagtaatacgatctaattcagattctgcagtctaaaagatatggtcattctctacgattctgcgtttttggttttcttgtatctttaaaattgtggatgccacagattttcgccctttgtgggggcggaggtgggcggggcaaagttttgaaatatttttgtagcagtgacatatcacagaagtctggatccaaaacatcgttgctctagctcttatagtctttgagcattaggcgctgaaggggacggacagacggacggacggacagacggacagacggacagacagacatggctcaatcgactcggctattgatgctgatcaagaatatatatactttatggggtcggaaacgattccttctggacgttacacacatccgcttttaccacaaatctaatataccccaatactcattttgagtatcgggtataaaaagtgtTGTATTGAACGGAGAGGAGTCTATCGAAAAGTGATATATATTACATATTTGTTCCATTTCGTTTGGTAAGTTCTGAAAGGACATATAGCAAATACCTGACATCTGAAAGCATTATCAGCTAGTTGATTGATGGTCTCAGACTTAGGTGTTTTTAAACTCTTTAAAGATCATAAATACATATCACTCTTCGAGTTAGAATATATTCTATTTGTTGttaaatttgtaataaaaGTGAATCCGTTTCTAGGTTATCTCACGACAAAACAGGGCTGCTGACTCTGGCTTGTGATCTCTGGTtaatagtacatatatatctataaaaaGGTCGATCCGAATGCCATTGAATTGCTGTttaaatttcccataagcaaAAGGTGAGGGAAATTGCCATTCACGCGTGATCGTAATGGAACTCTGGCACAGATCAGTGGGTGTTTTTTTCATTCTAAATTTAGATGTTCATCAAATCTTTAAAATGGTAGACCTATTATACCCCTGGTTCCACTGGGGGCACTTTTGATGCGAATGTttaaatttcccataagcgaacggtGAAGGAAATAGAACTGTGGCATTTCCATGTCAAGTGCAGGGGATGCATAGATGGGGTGTAAACTAAAATCAATTACAAAGCCACCACAGAACGGGGTTTATAGAGAGCACACATAGGAAAGAGTAGCCATACAAGAATTCATacaaatttgcatatatttaCATGGGTTACAGGAGAGTTTGGAGGCAGCTTAAAGGGGAGTAGTAGAAAGCTAGAGGAAATGCTAATTGCAGACACAAGCAAAGAGATCATACATAGATCACAGGATCCATTAATACTGGAGTTCAATAtcaatttgttgttggttttgttgtgtgtgtgtgtgtgtgtttgtgtgtgggggtaGGGGGAGTGTTGCTGGAATAtatgggttttgttttttgggatGCAGAattggggttttttttgtggtttttggtttggaATAGTAATTACCTAGCATATAGTGGGTTGCCATTAGTGTGATTGTCGGCCTGCCCAACATGTGACGCCAATTGTTGGTCAAGAATGCTAAATTTGTGGTAAAATTGCTGGCAAGCAAATCGGGATCGCGTGTTGTATAGTATTCTTCATAGTCGATATGCTGTGTAAgtgttttattgttgttgattgattgattgattgattggttttgtttgttttcagcgtttgttttgttggttggttggttggttggttgcaTTTCgtataaaataaacaagagAAAGGTATTTtgattgtgtttttttttatagattttctATGGCCAATTTTCAAGGTGGGGATCAAAGAGGATACAACTCAAGAGGGAAGAGGGAAGAGGAAAGATCAATCAGAGCAAATGGAAATGTCAACTAAAAGCTAAGAAAAATCCATAACAAAGATGtaattatgtatgtacacaaataataatagtatcaagtgtttgtttttccaacTTATTTCAGTGATGGGTTCTACCATAACCAAGAACCTaagtaaaataataattaaagcTAGTAGAATCGATTGATTATCTATGTCACTTGGTTCAATAAGTCCCTGATTTGTTGCAAAAGTACAACTGATTGCAAATTACGATGTAGTACGAGGGCCAATACGGGGGGGTCTTTATTGGAAATTATATATATGAATGCTACGGCATtatattttacttattttttgaGATCTCTGaatatacataaatcataACTGCCGCATACAAGGACTACTTAAGATTCAGTATaaattttaacaataaaaaagttttgtgtattttctgTATTAAATCGCGGGGACCTATTGAACCATACGATACTGGAAAATCGGGGGTACACTTGAACCCCCATTTGACAATCAAGATGCCATTTGATGAGAGCAAACGAAGGCACTTGCTGCGGACATTGGGGCAATCGAATGGAATCATATATCATAAATGGTTctctaataaataaataaattcaagtgcgtatttgtgtgtgtgtgtgtgtgtttgtgtgcatgtgtgtcaattaatttataaacaatACAGAAAGATACCAAACGCAAACCcttgcaaataaatttcaatttaaaaaaaaaaggaaaacgtaataataaaaacagaTAAAAGAGTAGCAGATAAAATAGATAGTAGGGAGAGTAGAACCatacacaaagagagagagagggagttacataataaatgaaacaacaaTTAAAGAAACTTAAAATACAGAATAATTTGATGAAGAAGAtatagaaaacagaaaacagaaaaaatatttgtttttttctgtgtttggAACCGACCTAAGTGGATGCGCTTCAGCACTAGGGTGACCAGTGGCCGGCCCAGCAGATCCCAAGCGGACTTGAGAAAATTGATTTCGCCCTTAAGGATGTCGATCATGAGTTCGTTATCGGAGGCTATATAGAATCGCGACAAGTCGGCAAACTGATGCACATCATACGataatataataatgataTAAAGTAAATagtttttcaaataaaaaatcaaaatcaaaataaataatacttaGAACAGAGCTTACACAGAGCAAACAGAGGAGGAAAGAGAGGTACTGGGTACTGGGAGCTGGATACTGGGAGCAGGGATTCCGTTTAAACGATCAAAGCTGTGGACTCACCTGCGGCGTGAAGGCAAATATACGATCCTTTAGGGAGTAGAGCTTGCTGGTGCTGAGTATGCCCACATCCCGGGACTTGCGGCCACTGAGGCCCAGCTTGCGGTTGCGCCCCAGATACGTGTACAGGTGGCTAAGGACACGGGCCGGCTGCACCTCGATGGGCGCCACCTCGGCTATGGTCTGGACGTGCAGATCATGCTCGGCCAGCTTGTCGCGTATCTCATTGTCCTCGGCAATGATCACCACTTGGACGACCACATCGGGTTTCTTTTGGGCACCCAGGCGACGATTCAATGGATCCAATTCACCCACAGCCAGGAAACCCTTTagggaaatataaataaaagagtTTTTAACTCCATAATGGCtccaatatatatatgtatgtatgtacttaccTCTTGCAGTAGGCGGCCCAAAATGAAGAGCGATTGACCCCAAAGGAAGGGGCAACGGCCCACAACTTCGCGTATCTGTGAGCCGGGCTTTTGGTACTCTTGTCCAACCAGATCCTGGCGCACAGCATAGCTTTCGGGCACCAGCAGTGTGCCATCCTCTGAGCGGACCATTATCTTTTCCAAACGATCGGCATACTCCTGCACCGAGCGCTTGTCGTTTTGAAATGCATGGAACAGGATGAGGTAGCAGAAGAAGAGCGGCCATTcgcactcgatgttctcgaacATGCGCAGCTCCCATCGCTCGTAGTAGAGCCTGGAGGGATCCTCTTTCGGTGTGCGATAGCCATCGCGCAGGAAACGCTTGCAACCGTATTTGCCCTGAAGGCGGGACAGAATCGCGTCTTTGGTGTTGTGTATCAGCTGGGCATCGTCCACGGCGAACGCGGGAAAGCCAATCACACAGAGGAGGCCCGAGTCCAGCTCCTTGCTGTTCGATTCACGTGGCAGCATCGACTGCAGGACGGCCTGGCATTTGTGGGCTTCGTCGGCCAGCACATGAATGACGCTGGCCGGTCCGCCGCGTGCGCCAAACAAATCCAACTCGTTCATGGCCTCCAAGGCGGCCTTGGCCATGCCAATGGAGCTGGCATTCAATTCCGGCTCACCTGAAAGATCGAATTTTGAGTAGAACTGAGCACCAAAAGGGAGGGGAAGGAAAGGGAACACCCACCATGATTTGTCTTGTCGCCACGCTCCCAGATGCCATAGTCAGGTATGGAGTAGGCCGACTCAATGTAAAAGACCAGATTCTGTATGAACGAGACTTCGTCCAGGGTGAAGACAATCTGCAGGCCGGAGGCTGTCATTTGGGCCAGGATCAGGAGATATAGGGATACGGCATCGATCTGCAGATGACCCCACTCGTTATCCCCGACCACGGGCAGGCCATTCTTGCTGGAGTACTTGGCATGCAGGGAGTCGCACGGGCTCTGGGTCATCTTGAACTTTTCGACCTTGTCTTTTTGATTCATCATGGCCATGAGCAGGCCGCGCATTAGCTTCACACAGCTTTGCTCCAGCTCATAGCATTTGGCACGATCCTCGTCCTGGTCGGCGATCTTCTTGTAGGCCATCGACAGGCCCCAAACGGCCAGGATGCAGTACACATTGTCGCGAATCCATGCGTGCGAATTGACATTGGAGGCAGGAAACAGGCCGGTCACCGGCTCCTGGTGCGCCAATATCAGACGGTGAACAATCCGCTGATAGTAGTCCAAGCGGACGCCCGAATTGCTACGCGAACGCATCTCGGATATGTGTGTGCTGTTGTCACTAAACTACATGTAAAAAGAGCACGTCAAATGTGTgttgggtgctgctgctcttgaCATGATCACTTACATAATTTATAATCGTTTGTTGTGGTCTGTCTGTGGCGCAGGCACGCACGCATGCAATTGTTGTCTCACGGCCGTGAGAGGTGCCtcacacagaggcagaggatgaCCGACCGTCCCGACCACTGCACGCGCTGCTTCCTCAACCTCTAGAACCCGCTAGAAAAGTCGTCAACACTTGCACTCCAGCTCATTCTCGATGAGAAGTCGTATGTGAAGTAACGCGAGATGCCACAATCAATATCAATGTATGTTCTGTCCGTTCtttgcaaataaaatgtattgtaattaaaaaaccaaaccaaaagtCAACTCAATGTCATGCAGTGTGACCAGAGCAGATCGTAATGAGTCGTTCATgagcgaacaaaaaaaaaaagaactacTAATCGTTCTTTCATGGTCGAATATCGATTTTGTCATCGGTTTAGTATTCAAATCTAGCTAGGATCCTCTGAACTGATCCGATAGACTAAAcagttttctacaagattaTCCAATTTTAAGTACTCTTTTATTGtgtttgattataaaatacgGCTAAAAGAAAAACGGTCAACAAATAATATCGCATATCGcttttaaaaaatactacaaataaacaatacaaataatgCCTATTCCATAGTTAGGCAGATCGTTGAACGGTGTGTGCCGACTAGAAAATACCAACAGAACTTCTGTTCGGGAAAACGCTAAGTAGCGATAAATAGTAGCTAGAAAATACCAGTAAAAATACCTATCGGAGAAAGTATCAACAAGAACATTTTGAATTCCAGATAATGGAGGTGCCAAAAATGAACACGAATCGGGTAGAGAGCTTCAATTACAGCTTCGAGTTTTATCTGCTCCATCTGCAGCTCGTACTCCATTCCTATTCAGCATCTCTATCTGGAGCTTTGCTAATTTCTGTGAAAGAAACTACAGCCTGTAAGCACAGACCTACCTTATCTTCCCACATCTTCTCGCCTGCTCTTAAAGCAGCAAACCACGTTTTACCTTTAGCTTCTGTCGCTTCAATTGTCAGAGGGGTACTCAACAGATTGTTCCTTGAGCCGCGTCTGGCATTTGGGGGTCACGAAAAttcaataattaaaatttgaatacGTTATCAAGTTTTTGGAGGATACGAAAGGCAATCACCCTTTGCTTAATGTCATAAATGGATCAACAAAAGTTCAATTAAATAGATAGTAGAGATAGTACCCCCGTGCTAAAGTCGAGACTTGTTTTCTTGTCAGTATCGAGTGATTATTATTCAATTTTCACAAAGTGTATGTCGATTATCAATTATGAGGATGATGATCAATGATGATGGTTATTATTAATGCAGCTGTACGTCTAGTCGCGACGACTGCGCTTGCGTTCCGATTGGCTGTTGCGCTCGCTTTTCTCCTCGGCACGTTTGGGCGCCTTCTTGGCCATGTTTAAGAACTGATCGAGACCGAAGGggtcctcctccttctcgaATTCGACGGGCCCGCTGCGCACGGCACCGGCCGTTTCACGTGATGCTCCCGAGAATTGCTTGTCCGGGACAAATCGTTTGGTATTCACAATGGCATCCAAGTCACCGCCGTAATTGTCGCTGTCCGCCTGCTTGCTGGGCCTGTAGATGTGGTTACCCAGGGTGTTGGCGTCGCGCCATGGCTTGTCGTACACGTTGTAGGCCTCATCGTCGCCGTAGCCCGAGTCCATGCCTTTGGTGGTGTTGAAGAGACGCTGATCGAAGAGGGTTTCGCCATTGCCGGCACTCTTGGCGGGCAGGCCCAGGGCTATCTGTTCAGAAATgtccctctctcgctccttCTGCAGCTTTGAACGCTTCTCGGGCGCTGCACGCTGCAGATTTCTATCACGTTGTCGCTCCCTTTGTCGCTCGGCTCGCAGATCGTTGCGCTCGCGAGCCTCCACCCCATTGGCTCCACCTCCGATGGGATCGCTAGCTGTTTCCGGGTTTCGCAGGCCAGCACGCTCTTCACGCGCCCGCTGGGCCATCATCCGCAGCATGTCCTCcttcttctctttctccttttGGGCCAGCTTCTTCTCCAGCTGTGCGCGTGCCTCCACCGCCTCGCGGGCCTTGCGATCGGCTATGTACAGGGCCTCAGCCATCTTGGCGAACTTCTCATTGATGTGAACCTGCTGCAGGCCCCGACCATCGGCAGCCAAACGCTTGTCCAGCGGAATGGT
The sequence above is a segment of the Drosophila pseudoobscura strain MV-25-SWS-2005 chromosome X, UCI_Dpse_MV25, whole genome shotgun sequence genome. Coding sequences within it:
- the LOC4815147 gene encoding probable phosphorylase b kinase regulatory subunit alpha isoform X1, with protein sequence MRSRSNSGVRLDYYQRIVHRLILAHQEPVTGLFPASNVNSHAWIRDNVYCILAVWGLSMAYKKIADQDEDRAKCYELEQSCVKLMRGLLMAMMNQKDKVEKFKMTQSPCDSLHAKYSSKNGLPVVGDNEWGHLQIDAVSLYLLILAQMTASGLQIVFTLDEVSFIQNLVFYIESAYSIPDYGIWERGDKTNHGEPELNASSIGMAKAALEAMNELDLFGARGGPASVIHVLADEAHKCQAVLQSMLPRESNSKELDSGLLCVIGFPAFAVDDAQLIHNTKDAILSRLQGKYGCKRFLRDGYRTPKEDPSRLYYERWELRMFENIECEWPLFFCYLILFHAFQNDKRSVQEYADRLEKIMVRSEDGTLLVPESYAVRQDLVGQEYQKPGSQIREVVGRCPFLWGQSLFILGRLLQEGFLAVGELDPLNRRLGAQKKPDVVVQVVIIAEDNEIRDKLAEHDLHVQTIAEVAPIEVQPARVLSHLYTYLGRNRKLGLSGRKSRDVGILSTSKLYSLKDRIFAFTPQHIDYEEYYTTRDPDLLASNFTTNLAFLTNNWRHMLGRPTITLMATHYMLDQDKIPLAMIQTMRKLKSGYINGTRVMLGSLKDFLNTSAITDLSFLGSTEDGYPDRLHSDVQTYLDEHLLRSFSNRSTMNLRGGQLRPRTLRRRMSCKGAIKKTRSINVDSDNLGMEGPAPLTERRLSSVVPPPWLQPNKQSHVSVFATTPEEGPSTPSLHLGNELVIRENIYPVDPHGSNRTTIDRRSEFVRQHEITVPKILIQRHRAETNFADTEVEELIAMLRETENLEEQGDILQFLVDTQGLDFNTAGLGFKNKSDDNASAAAGAGELEQAFVDEVVLGLAASAAGGGGTGAGGGAVASSSGDGREVNTKPKSAAAAILLPTVIIDDAGASITATPKAATDKANATSTPKTTSTPGGATAATANNSSSSSNSHNISSSSNSNNSSLNLNVNPSNNDSSHSEGMLEEGRVVTVRDLLKGLYEKACQQKLWGLVRHTAGMLGKRVEDLAKAVTDLLVRQKQVTVGMPPNNEHTITAPLPEGELRQLIHDAYGDDESTSMLTQELMVYLAMFIRTEPQLFHEMLRLRVGLIIQVMAKELSRTLNCDGEAASEHLLNLSPFEMKNLLYHILSGKEFAVSSVARGNLSIVSCKSSRVSKKSQIGLGDPEGEDALLATIDDRQGQWLRRRRLDGALNRVPRDFYSRVWTVLEKCQGLAIEGRVLQQSLTQEMTPGELKFALEVETALNQIPQPEYRQLVVEALMVLTLVTEHNMVPSLGGIIYVEHLVHKANQLFLEDQRKVQGDATLCCAKIKDGKEQQQAASGMLLCGGAAYICQHLYDSAPSGSYGTMTYLSRAVALVLDCVPKHGEMECAIS
- the LOC4815147 gene encoding probable phosphorylase b kinase regulatory subunit alpha isoform X3 — translated: MRSRSNSGVRLDYYQRIVHRLILAHQEPVTGLFPASNVNSHAWIRDNVYCILAVWGLSMAYKKIADQDEDRAKCYELEQSCVKLMRGLLMAMMNQKDKVEKFKMTQSPCDSLHAKYSSKNGLPVVGDNEWGHLQIDAVSLYLLILAQMTASGLQIVFTLDEVSFIQNLVFYIESAYSIPDYGIWERGDKTNHGEPELNASSIGMAKAALEAMNELDLFGARGGPASVIHVLADEAHKCQAVLQSMLPRESNSKELDSGLLCVIGFPAFAVDDAQLIHNTKDAILSRLQGKYGCKRFLRDGYRTPKEDPSRLYYERWELRMFENIECEWPLFFCYLILFHAFQNDKRSVQEYADRLEKIMVRSEDGTLLVPESYAVRQDLVGQEYQKPGSQIREVVGRCPFLWGQSLFILGRLLQEGFLAVGELDPLNRRLGAQKKPDVVVQVVIIAEDNEIRDKLAEHDLHVQTIAEVAPIEVQPARVLSHLYTYLGRNRKLGLSGRKSRDVGILSTSKLYSLKDRIFAFTPQHIDYEEYYTTRDPDLLASNFTTNLAFLTNNWRHMLGRPTITLMATHYMLDQDKIPLAMIQTMRKLKSGYINGTRVMLGSLKDFLNTSAITDLSFLGSTEDGYPDRLHSDVQTYLDEHLLRSFSNRSTMNLRGGQLRPRTLRRRMSCKGAIKKTRSINVDSDNLGMEGPAPLTERRLSSVVPPPWLQPNKQSHVSVFATTPEEGPSTPSLHLGNELVIRENIYPVDPHGSNRTTIDRRSEFVRQHEITVPKILIQRHRAETNFADTEVEELIAMLRETENLEEQGDILQFLVDTQGLDFNTELEQAFVDEVVLGLAASAAGGGGTGAGGGAVASSSGDGREVNTKPKSAAAAILLPTVIIDDAGASITATPKAATDKANATSTPKTTSTPGGATAATANNSSSSSNSHNISSSSNSNNSSLNLNVNPSNNDSSHSEGMLEEGRVVTVRDLLKGLYEKACQQKLWGLVRHTAGMLGKRVEDLAKAVTDLLVRQKQVTVGMPPNNEHTITAPLPEGELRQLIHDAYGDDESTSMLTQELMVYLAMFIRTEPQLFHEMLRLRVGLIIQVMAKELSRTLNCDGEAASEHLLNLSPFEMKNLLYHILSGKEFAVSSVARGNLSIVSCKSSRVSKKSQIGLGDPEGEDALLATIDDRQGQWLRRRRLDGALNRVPRDFYSRVWTVLEKCQGLAIEGRVLQQSLTQEMTPGELKFALEVETALNQIPQPEYRQLVVEALMVLTLVTEHNMVPSLGGIIYVEHLVHKANQLFLEDQRKVQGDATLCCAKIKDGKEQQQAASGMLLCGGAAYICQHLYDSAPSGSYGTMTYLSRAVALVLDCVPKHGEMECAIS
- the LOC4815147 gene encoding probable phosphorylase b kinase regulatory subunit alpha isoform X5, which encodes MRSRSNSGVRLDYYQRIVHRLILAHQEPVTGLFPASNVNSHAWIRDNVYCILAVWGLSMAYKKIADQDEDRAKCYELEQSCVKLMRGLLMAMMNQKDKVEKFKMTQSPCDSLHAKYSSKNGLPVVGDNEWGHLQIDAVSLYLLILAQMTASGLQIVFTLDEVSFIQNLVFYIESAYSIPDYGIWERGDKTNHGEPELNASSIGMAKAALEAMNELDLFGARGGPASVIHVLADEAHKCQAVLQSMLPRESNSKELDSGLLCVIGFPAFAVDDAQLIHNTKDAILSRLQGKYGCKRFLRDGYRTPKEDPSRLYYERWELRMFENIECEWPLFFCYLILFHAFQNDKRSVQEYADRLEKIMVRSEDGTLLVPESYAVRQDLVGQEYQKPGSQIREVVGRCPFLWGQSLFILGRLLQEGFLAVGELDPLNRRLGAQKKPDVVVQVVIIAEDNEIRDKLAEHDLHVQTIAEVAPIEVQPARVLSHLYTYLGRNRKLGLSGRKSRDVGILSTSKLYSLKDRIFAFTPQHIDYEEYYTTRDPDLLASNFTTNLAFLTNNWRHMLGRPTITLMATHYMLDQDKIPLAMIQTMRKLKSGYINGTRVMLGSLKDFLNTSAITDLSFLGSTEDGYPDRLHSDVQTYLDEHLLRSFSNRSTMNLRGGQLRPRTLRRRMSCKGAIKKTRSINVDSDNLGMEGPAPLTERRLSSVVPPPWLQPNKQSHVSVFATTPEEGPSTPSLHLGNELVIRENIYPVDPHGSNRTTIDRRSEFVRQHEITVPKILIQRHRAETNFADTEVEELIAMLRETENLEEQGDILQFLVDTQGLDFNTATPKAATDKANATSTPKTTSTPGGATAATANNSSSSSNSHNISSSSNSNNSSLNLNVNPSNNDSSHSEGMLEEGRVVTVRDLLKGLYEKACQQKLWGLVRHTAGMLGKRVEDLAKAVTDLLVRQKQVTVGMPPNNEHTITAPLPEGELRQLIHDAYGDDESTSMLTQELMVYLAMFIRTEPQLFHEMLRLRVGLIIQVMAKELSRTLNCDGEAASEHLLNLSPFEMKNLLYHILSGKEFAVSSVARGNLSIVSCKSSRVSKKSQIGLGDPEGEDALLATIDDRQGQWLRRRRLDGALNRVPRDFYSRVWTVLEKCQGLAIEGRVLQQSLTQEMTPGELKFALEVETALNQIPQPEYRQLVVEALMVLTLVTEHNMVPSLGGIIYVEHLVHKANQLFLEDQRKVQGDATLCCAKIKDGKEQQQAASGMLLCGGAAYICQHLYDSAPSGSYGTMTYLSRAVALVLDCVPKHGEMECAIS
- the LOC4815147 gene encoding probable phosphorylase b kinase regulatory subunit alpha isoform X4; translation: MRSRSNSGVRLDYYQRIVHRLILAHQEPVTGLFPASNVNSHAWIRDNVYCILAVWGLSMAYKKIADQDEDRAKCYELEQSCVKLMRGLLMAMMNQKDKVEKFKMTQSPCDSLHAKYSSKNGLPVVGDNEWGHLQIDAVSLYLLILAQMTASGLQIVFTLDEVSFIQNLVFYIESAYSIPDYGIWERGDKTNHGEPELNASSIGMAKAALEAMNELDLFGARGGPASVIHVLADEAHKCQAVLQSMLPRESNSKELDSGLLCVIGFPAFAVDDAQLIHNTKDAILSRLQGKYGCKRFLRDGYRTPKEDPSRLYYERWELRMFENIECEWPLFFCYLILFHAFQNDKRSVQEYADRLEKIMVRSEDGTLLVPESYAVRQDLVGQEYQKPGSQIREVVGRCPFLWGQSLFILGRLLQEGFLAVGELDPLNRRLGAQKKPDVVVQVVIIAEDNEIRDKLAEHDLHVQTIAEVAPIEVQPARVLSHLYTYLGRNRKLGLSGRKSRDVGILSTSKLYSLKDRIFAFTPQHIDYEEYYTTRDPDLLASNFTTNLAFLTNNWRHMLGRPTITLMATHYMLDQDKIPLAMIQTMRKLKSGYINGTRVMLGSLKDFLNTSAITDLSFLGSTEDGYPDRLHSDVQTYLDEHLLRSFSNRSTMNLRGGQLRPRTLRRRMSCKGAIKKTRSINVDSDNLGMEGPAPLTERRLSSVVPPPWLQPNKQSHVSVFATTPEEGPSTPSLHLGNELVIRENIYPVDPHGSNRTTIDRRSEFVRQHEITVPKILIQRHRAETNFADTEVEELIAMLRETENLEEQGDILQFLVDTQGLDFNTAGLGFKNKSDDNASAAAGAGATPKAATDKANATSTPKTTSTPGGATAATANNSSSSSNSHNISSSSNSNNSSLNLNVNPSNNDSSHSEGMLEEGRVVTVRDLLKGLYEKACQQKLWGLVRHTAGMLGKRVEDLAKAVTDLLVRQKQVTVGMPPNNEHTITAPLPEGELRQLIHDAYGDDESTSMLTQELMVYLAMFIRTEPQLFHEMLRLRVGLIIQVMAKELSRTLNCDGEAASEHLLNLSPFEMKNLLYHILSGKEFAVSSVARGNLSIVSCKSSRVSKKSQIGLGDPEGEDALLATIDDRQGQWLRRRRLDGALNRVPRDFYSRVWTVLEKCQGLAIEGRVLQQSLTQEMTPGELKFALEVETALNQIPQPEYRQLVVEALMVLTLVTEHNMVPSLGGIIYVEHLVHKANQLFLEDQRKVQGDATLCCAKIKDGKEQQQAASGMLLCGGAAYICQHLYDSAPSGSYGTMTYLSRAVALVLDCVPKHGEMECAIS